One genomic segment of Heliomicrobium undosum includes these proteins:
- the nirJ1 gene encoding putative heme d1 biosynthesis radical SAM protein NirJ1: MIGVSKLLCGVENFGDSLRYAHGSKGQRDGAVAGYGPVVAWNVSRTCNLHCIHCYSDSDEIEYPGELTTKEALKFIDDLADFNVPVLLLSGGEPLMRPDIFDLVAHATKRNIRVTFSTNGTLITPDVAKEIKKYGVGYVGISLDGIGENNDKFRGKKGAFEDALAGIRNCLAIDQRVGLRFTINRHNVNDIENIFNLIEEEKIPRVCFYHLVYSGRGSNMTEEDVNHAESRAFMDLLMKKAVDFFNRGFNCELLTVDNHADIVYLYLKTKEKNPELAEKVWKLMQLNGGNRSGIAFANVDSQGFVHPDQFTQNHTFGNVKERPFKEIWTDTSSSAILAGLKDRKPLLKGRCAKCKWLNVCNGNFRPRAEAVTGDFWESDPACYLTDEEIGIAE, translated from the coding sequence ATGATCGGAGTAAGTAAACTGCTCTGCGGCGTAGAAAACTTTGGCGACAGCCTTCGTTATGCCCATGGCTCCAAAGGGCAACGCGATGGCGCCGTAGCCGGTTACGGCCCGGTGGTGGCCTGGAACGTGTCCCGGACCTGCAACCTTCACTGCATCCACTGCTATTCCGACTCGGATGAGATTGAATATCCCGGCGAGCTGACCACGAAAGAAGCCCTCAAGTTCATCGATGACCTGGCTGATTTCAATGTGCCCGTCCTGCTGCTCTCCGGTGGCGAGCCGCTCATGCGCCCTGACATCTTCGACCTGGTCGCCCATGCCACCAAGCGCAACATCCGCGTCACCTTTTCCACCAACGGCACCCTGATCACACCTGACGTGGCCAAGGAGATCAAGAAGTACGGCGTCGGCTATGTGGGCATCAGCCTCGACGGCATCGGCGAGAACAACGACAAGTTCCGCGGCAAGAAAGGCGCCTTTGAAGACGCCCTGGCCGGCATCCGCAACTGCCTGGCCATCGATCAGCGCGTGGGCCTGCGCTTCACCATCAACCGCCACAACGTCAACGACATTGAAAATATCTTCAACCTCATCGAAGAAGAGAAGATCCCCCGCGTCTGTTTCTACCACCTGGTCTACTCGGGCCGTGGCAGCAACATGACGGAAGAAGACGTGAACCACGCCGAATCGCGCGCCTTCATGGACCTGCTCATGAAAAAGGCGGTCGACTTCTTCAACCGTGGTTTCAACTGCGAGCTGCTGACCGTCGACAACCACGCCGACATCGTCTATCTCTACCTGAAGACCAAAGAAAAGAACCCCGAACTGGCCGAGAAGGTCTGGAAGCTGATGCAGCTCAACGGCGGCAACCGCTCCGGCATCGCCTTCGCCAACGTCGATTCCCAGGGCTTTGTCCACCCCGACCAGTTCACCCAGAACCACACCTTTGGCAATGTGAAGGAACGGCCCTTCAAAGAGATCTGGACCGACACCTCCAGCAGCGCCATCCTGGCTGGCCTGAAGGACCGCAAGCCTCTGCTGAAAGGCCGCTGCGCCAAGTGCAAGTGGCTCAATGTCTGCAACGGCAACTTCCGTCCCCGCGCTGAAGCCGTCACCGGCGACTTCTGGGAGTCTGATCCCGCTTGCTACCTGACTGACGAGGAAATCGGCATCGCCGAGTAA
- the hemB gene encoding porphobilinogen synthase — translation MKHILSGYPIQRPRRLRENAVLRDMVREFHLRPEDLIYPLFAVPGKDVVNPVSSMPGVCQLSVDNIVKEAVDAYKAGVRSVELFGIPPEKDEVASGAYDPNGIVQEAVKAVKDACPELYVITDVCLCQYTTNGHCGIVDGNRILNDPSLDYLARTAVSHAEAGADMVAPSDMMDGRVGAIRDALDESGFEGVPIMSYSAKYASAFYGPFRDAAESSPKWGDRRSYQMDPGNSTEALRETALDIQEGCDIIMVKPGLAYLDIVRRLKETFDLPVAIYNVSGEYSMVKAAAAQGWIDEKRITLEILLSMKRAGADLIISYHAKDAIRWMNE, via the coding sequence ATGAAACACATCCTTTCCGGCTACCCCATTCAGCGGCCCCGGCGCCTGCGGGAGAACGCGGTTCTGCGCGACATGGTGCGGGAATTTCATCTTCGTCCGGAAGACCTGATCTACCCGCTCTTCGCCGTTCCGGGGAAAGACGTCGTCAATCCCGTCAGTTCCATGCCAGGCGTATGCCAGCTCTCTGTCGACAACATCGTCAAAGAGGCTGTCGACGCCTACAAGGCGGGCGTCCGGTCGGTGGAACTGTTTGGCATCCCGCCTGAAAAGGATGAGGTCGCTTCCGGCGCTTATGATCCCAACGGCATCGTCCAAGAGGCGGTCAAGGCGGTCAAGGACGCGTGCCCTGAGTTGTACGTCATCACCGACGTCTGCCTCTGCCAGTACACGACGAACGGCCATTGCGGCATCGTCGACGGCAACCGCATCCTCAACGACCCGTCCCTCGATTACCTGGCCAGAACGGCTGTCTCCCATGCCGAAGCGGGCGCCGATATGGTCGCTCCTTCGGACATGATGGACGGGCGGGTCGGCGCTATCCGCGACGCCCTCGACGAGTCCGGCTTTGAGGGCGTGCCGATTATGTCCTACTCAGCCAAGTACGCTTCTGCCTTCTACGGGCCTTTCCGAGATGCGGCCGAGTCGTCGCCCAAGTGGGGCGACCGCCGCTCTTACCAGATGGACCCTGGCAATAGCACCGAGGCGCTTCGCGAGACAGCGCTGGACATCCAGGAGGGCTGCGACATCATCATGGTCAAGCCCGGTCTGGCCTACCTGGACATCGTCCGCCGTCTGAAGGAGACCTTTGACCTGCCGGTGGCCATCTACAACGTCTCCGGCGAGTACTCCATGGTCAAGGCGGCCGCTGCCCAGGGCTGGATCGATGAGAAGCGGATCACCCTGGAGATCCTGCTCAGCATGAAGCGGGCCGGGGCGGATCTGATCATCAGCTATCATGCGAAGGATGCGATTCGGTGGATGAACGAGTAG
- the nirJ2 gene encoding putative heme d1 biosynthesis radical SAM protein NirJ2, translating into MIISWNTTNQCNMFCDHCYRDAGAKADQELNTQEGKQLLDEIAKAGFKIMIFSGGEPLMRPDIVELVAYATSKGLRSVFGTNGTLITRELARDLKKAGAMGMGISLDSLDKQKHDEFRRYPGAWDEAVRGMENCREEGLGFQIHTTVMDWNRHEVNALTDFAVEIGAVGHHTFFLVPTGRAVSIEEESLKAEQYEEILTEIMEKQKTVDIELKPTCAPQFMRIAKEMGMDMRYARGCLAGTHYCIISPVGVVQPCAYLNISAGNVREMPFSEIWKTAPIFEELRTLKYEGGCGSCKYRYSCGGCRARAYYYHNGNFMAEEPWCLYHGRKGY; encoded by the coding sequence TTGATTATTTCCTGGAATACAACGAACCAGTGCAATATGTTCTGTGACCACTGCTACCGTGATGCGGGGGCGAAGGCGGATCAGGAGTTGAATACGCAAGAGGGCAAGCAACTGCTCGATGAGATCGCCAAGGCCGGCTTTAAGATCATGATCTTCTCCGGCGGGGAGCCGCTCATGCGGCCTGATATCGTCGAACTGGTCGCGTATGCCACCTCGAAGGGCTTGCGCTCTGTCTTTGGCACCAACGGCACGCTGATCACGCGGGAACTGGCCCGTGATCTGAAAAAGGCCGGCGCCATGGGCATGGGGATCTCCCTTGACTCGTTGGACAAGCAGAAGCACGACGAGTTCCGTCGTTACCCCGGCGCCTGGGATGAGGCGGTTCGTGGGATGGAGAACTGCCGTGAGGAAGGTCTGGGCTTCCAGATCCACACGACCGTCATGGACTGGAACCGTCATGAGGTCAATGCGCTCACCGATTTCGCCGTCGAGATCGGCGCTGTCGGCCACCACACCTTCTTCCTGGTGCCCACCGGCCGGGCTGTCAGCATCGAGGAAGAGTCGCTGAAGGCGGAGCAGTATGAAGAGATCCTGACGGAGATTATGGAGAAGCAGAAGACCGTTGACATCGAACTGAAGCCGACCTGCGCTCCCCAGTTCATGCGTATCGCCAAGGAAATGGGCATGGACATGCGCTATGCCCGGGGCTGCCTGGCTGGCACCCACTACTGCATCATCTCGCCTGTCGGTGTCGTCCAGCCCTGCGCCTACCTGAACATCTCCGCCGGCAATGTCCGTGAGATGCCCTTCTCGGAGATCTGGAAAACGGCCCCCATCTTCGAAGAACTGCGCACGCTGAAGTATGAAGGCGGCTGCGGCTCCTGCAAATACCGCTATTCCTGCGGCGGCTGCCGGGCTCGCGCCTACTACTATCACAACGGGAACTTCATGGCCGAAGAACCCTGGTGCCTCTACCACGGCCGGAAGGGGTACTAA
- the ahbA gene encoding siroheme decarboxylase subunit alpha, with amino-acid sequence MSLDDLDRRLLTIIQSSFPIVAEPYKQLAETLGTTESDVIERVQRFKDQGLVRRIGGIFDSRALGYKSTLCAMKAPADKLDLAIEVVNSYPGVTHNYLREHEFNVWFTLITPSPEYMDKVLDEIREKTGCEVHNLPAVRFFKIKVDFKLDKQSPTAAAAAE; translated from the coding sequence ATGAGCCTTGATGACCTGGATCGGCGCTTACTCACCATCATCCAGTCATCCTTTCCCATCGTCGCCGAACCCTATAAGCAACTGGCTGAAACGCTGGGAACAACCGAATCCGATGTGATCGAGCGGGTGCAGCGGTTCAAGGACCAGGGGCTCGTCCGGCGCATCGGCGGGATCTTCGATTCCCGCGCCCTCGGCTACAAGTCGACCCTCTGCGCCATGAAAGCGCCTGCCGATAAGCTGGACCTGGCCATTGAGGTTGTCAACAGCTACCCCGGTGTCACTCACAACTACCTGCGGGAGCATGAGTTCAACGTCTGGTTCACGTTGATCACGCCTTCGCCGGAGTACATGGACAAGGTGCTCGACGAGATCCGGGAAAAGACGGGCTGTGAGGTTCACAACCTGCCGGCGGTTCGCTTTTTCAAGATCAAGGTCGATTTCAAACTGGACAAGCAATCCCCAACCGCTGCTGCGGCGGCGGAATGA